The sequence AAGCCCGTGACGGTGGTCGACGGCCTCGACCTCCCGGCCGATGAACTGGACGCCCTCGCATCGACGCTGAAGCGACGGCTCGCGGTCGGCGGGACCGTGACCGACGG comes from Salifodinibacter halophilus and encodes:
- a CDS encoding translation initiation factor, translating into KPVTVVDGLDLPADELDALASTLKRRLAVGGTVTDGRIELQGEHGERLEAALRDEGFDVER